A stretch of Corynebacterium timonense DNA encodes these proteins:
- the dnaE gene encoding DNA polymerase III subunit alpha gives MAKNSSFVHLHNHTEFSMLDGMAKVDLLAEEVVRQGMPAVGMTDHGNMFGSNAFYRRMVDAGVKPIIGIEAYMAPGSRFNKKRVLWGTPDQKPDDVSASGAYLHQTMLAENATGLRNLFKLSSLASYEGQLGKWPRMDAELIAEHADGIIATTGCPSGDVQTRLRLGQFDEALEAAAMWQDIYGKDNYFLELMDHGLHIERRVRDDLLRIGEALDLPPLVTNDCHYVLESQAPSHEAMLCVQTGKTLMDPDRFKFDGTGYYIKSAAQMRELWDSMVPDGCDNTLWIAERVGDYGELWEEHPHDRMPIADVPEGETPTTWLRKEVHAGLRERFEGGEVPAEYAERADYEIDVIDMKGYPSYFLIVAELIKHAREVGIRVGPGRGSAAGSLVAYALTITNIDPMEHGLLFERFLNPERPSAPDIDIDFDDRRRGEMITYAAERWGEDKIAQVITFGTVKTKQAIKDSARVHFGQPGFQMADRINGALPPAIMAKDIPLSGITDPEHERYAEATEVRSLIETDPDVAKIYETARGLEGVVRQAGVHACAVIMASVPLMDHIPMWKRSADGAIITGWDYPACEAIGLLKMDFLGLRNLTVLGDALENVKKNRGEILDLEALDTDDAAVYELLSRGDTLGVFQLDSGGMQDLLKRMRPTGFNDIVASLALYRPGPMGVKAHEAYADRKNGRKPITPIHPELEEPLEEILDETYGLIVYQEQIMRISQKVANYTAGEADGFRKAMGKKKPEVLAQQYEKFSEGMFSNGYSKDAVDALWGTIEPFASYAFNKSHAAGYALVSYWTAYMKANYTAEYMAALLTSVGDKKDKSAIYLADCRHLGISVLQPDINESEENFIAVGEDIRYGLAAVRNVGAEVVESIKDTRKAKGAFTSFSDYLDKIDLLPCNKRITESLIKAGAFDSLGHPRKGLMLIQEDAVDSVLTTKKAADKGQFDLFAGLGGGEGEASAAFALEVPEDEWDRKHKLALEREMLGLYVSGHPLDGFGEALDAQTDTQLTDILSGEMRNGAEVTIGGLISGVDRRFSKKDGSPWAIVTIEDHHGAQVEVLLFNKVYALVAPQIVEDNIILVKAHVSIRDERMSLFGDDVKVPELGPGNGAGLPLRLTLRTEQCTLDNVRRLKEVLVANPGDSDVYLNLVHGDQEQLMVLGDHLRVERSANLMGDLKANLGAGILG, from the coding sequence ATGGCCAAAAATTCCTCCTTCGTCCACCTCCACAACCACACAGAGTTTTCCATGCTCGACGGCATGGCAAAGGTGGATCTGCTCGCGGAGGAGGTCGTGCGCCAGGGCATGCCGGCCGTGGGCATGACCGACCACGGCAACATGTTCGGCTCCAACGCGTTCTACCGCCGGATGGTCGATGCCGGCGTCAAGCCGATCATCGGCATTGAGGCCTACATGGCGCCCGGCTCGCGCTTTAACAAAAAGCGCGTGCTCTGGGGCACACCGGACCAGAAGCCGGACGACGTCTCCGCCTCCGGCGCCTACCTGCACCAGACGATGCTCGCGGAAAACGCCACGGGCCTGCGCAACCTCTTTAAGCTGTCGTCCTTGGCGTCCTACGAGGGCCAGCTGGGCAAGTGGCCGCGCATGGACGCCGAACTCATCGCTGAGCACGCCGACGGCATCATCGCCACCACCGGCTGCCCCTCGGGCGACGTGCAGACGCGCCTGCGCCTCGGCCAGTTCGACGAGGCGCTCGAGGCCGCCGCGATGTGGCAGGACATCTACGGCAAGGACAACTACTTCCTCGAGCTCATGGACCACGGCCTGCACATCGAACGCCGCGTGCGCGACGACCTGCTGCGCATCGGCGAGGCGCTCGACCTGCCCCCGCTGGTGACCAACGACTGCCACTACGTGCTCGAGTCCCAGGCCCCGTCGCACGAGGCGATGCTGTGCGTGCAGACCGGCAAGACCCTCATGGATCCGGACCGCTTCAAATTCGACGGCACCGGCTACTACATCAAGTCCGCCGCCCAGATGCGCGAGCTGTGGGACTCGATGGTTCCCGACGGCTGCGACAACACGCTGTGGATCGCTGAGCGCGTCGGCGACTACGGGGAGCTGTGGGAGGAGCACCCGCACGACCGCATGCCCATCGCCGACGTGCCCGAGGGGGAGACCCCGACGACGTGGCTGCGCAAGGAGGTGCACGCAGGCCTGCGCGAGCGTTTCGAGGGCGGTGAGGTGCCCGCCGAGTACGCCGAGCGCGCGGACTACGAGATCGACGTCATCGATATGAAGGGCTACCCCTCCTACTTCCTCATCGTCGCCGAGCTGATCAAGCACGCCCGCGAGGTCGGCATCCGCGTCGGGCCGGGCCGTGGGTCGGCGGCAGGCTCGCTCGTGGCCTACGCCCTGACCATCACCAACATCGACCCGATGGAGCACGGGCTGCTGTTCGAGCGCTTCCTCAACCCGGAGCGCCCGTCCGCGCCCGATATCGACATCGACTTCGACGACCGCCGCCGCGGCGAGATGATCACCTACGCCGCCGAGCGCTGGGGCGAGGACAAGATCGCCCAGGTGATTACCTTCGGCACCGTGAAGACCAAGCAAGCCATCAAGGACTCGGCGCGCGTGCACTTCGGCCAGCCCGGCTTCCAGATGGCCGACCGCATCAACGGCGCGCTGCCGCCGGCCATTATGGCCAAGGACATCCCGCTGTCCGGCATCACGGACCCGGAGCACGAGCGCTACGCGGAGGCCACCGAGGTGCGCTCGCTCATTGAGACGGACCCGGACGTGGCCAAAATCTACGAAACCGCCCGTGGCCTCGAAGGCGTCGTGCGCCAGGCGGGCGTCCACGCCTGCGCGGTGATCATGGCCTCGGTGCCGCTCATGGACCACATCCCGATGTGGAAACGCTCCGCCGACGGCGCCATCATCACCGGGTGGGACTACCCGGCCTGCGAGGCTATCGGCCTGCTGAAGATGGACTTTTTGGGGCTGCGCAACCTCACGGTGCTTGGCGACGCCCTGGAGAACGTGAAGAAAAACCGCGGCGAGATCCTCGACCTGGAGGCCCTGGACACCGACGACGCCGCCGTCTACGAGCTGCTCTCGCGCGGCGACACCCTGGGGGTGTTCCAGCTGGACTCGGGCGGCATGCAGGACCTGCTCAAGCGCATGCGCCCGACGGGCTTCAACGACATCGTCGCTTCGCTGGCCCTGTACCGCCCGGGCCCGATGGGTGTGAAGGCGCACGAGGCATACGCGGACCGCAAGAACGGGCGCAAACCGATCACCCCGATCCACCCGGAGCTCGAGGAGCCGCTCGAGGAGATCCTGGACGAGACCTACGGCCTCATCGTCTACCAGGAGCAGATCATGAGGATCTCGCAGAAGGTGGCCAACTACACGGCCGGCGAGGCGGACGGCTTCCGCAAGGCGATGGGCAAGAAGAAGCCGGAGGTCCTGGCCCAGCAGTACGAGAAGTTCTCCGAGGGCATGTTCTCCAACGGTTACTCCAAAGACGCGGTCGACGCCCTGTGGGGCACGATTGAGCCTTTTGCCTCCTACGCGTTTAACAAGTCCCACGCCGCCGGCTACGCCCTCGTGTCTTACTGGACGGCCTACATGAAGGCGAACTACACCGCCGAGTACATGGCGGCGCTTCTCACCTCAGTGGGCGACAAGAAGGACAAGTCCGCCATCTACCTCGCCGACTGCCGCCACCTGGGCATTTCGGTGCTGCAGCCGGACATCAACGAATCCGAGGAGAACTTCATCGCCGTCGGCGAGGACATCCGCTACGGCCTGGCCGCGGTGCGCAACGTGGGCGCAGAGGTCGTGGAGTCCATCAAGGACACCCGCAAAGCGAAGGGCGCGTTCACCAGCTTTTCCGACTACCTCGACAAGATCGACTTGCTGCCGTGCAACAAGCGCATCACGGAGTCGCTCATCAAGGCCGGCGCCTTCGACTCGCTGGGGCACCCGCGCAAGGGCCTCATGCTCATCCAGGAAGACGCCGTGGACTCCGTGCTGACCACGAAGAAGGCGGCCGACAAGGGGCAGTTTGACCTCTTCGCCGGCCTCGGCGGCGGGGAAGGCGAGGCCTCGGCAGCGTTCGCGCTCGAGGTGCCGGAGGACGAATGGGACCGCAAACACAAGCTGGCGCTGGAGCGCGAGATGCTCGGCCTGTACGTCTCGGGCCACCCGCTCGACGGCTTCGGGGAGGCACTCGACGCGCAGACGGACACGCAGCTGACCGACATCCTGTCCGGGGAGATGCGCAACGGCGCGGAGGTGACCATCGGCGGCCTCATTTCGGGCGTCGATAGGCGATTTTCTAAGAAGGACGGCTCGCCGTGGGCCATCGTGACCATCGAGGACCATCACGGTGCGCAGGTGGAGGTCCTGCTGTTTAACAAGGTCTACGCGCTGGTCGCGCCGCAGATTGTGGAGGACAACATCATCCTGGTCAAGGCGCACGTGTCCATCCGCGACGAGCGCATGAGCCTGTTCGGCGACGACGTCAAGGTTCCCGAGCTCGGCCCGGGCAACGGCGCCGGCCTGCCGCTGCGGCTCACGCTGCGCACCGAGCAGTGCACCCTGGACAACGTGCGCAGGCTCAAGGAAGTCCTCGTGGCCAACCCGGGCGACTCGGACGTCTACCTCAACCTCGTCCACGGCGACCAGGAGCAGCTCATGGTGTTGGGCGATCACTTGCGCGTCGAGCGCTCCGCGAACCTAATGGGCGACCTCAAGGCAAACCTGGGCGCGGGGATCCTTGGGTAG
- the ilvA gene encoding threonine ammonia-lyase IlvA, with the protein MNAAVPTPQNEPHTPPSTAEVHAADIQAAQAKISTVIEPTPLQYCPRLSQQYGLEVYLKREDLQDVRSYKIRGAYYNVASLTDEERSAGVVAASAGNHAQGVAYACRAMGIAGKIFVPKPTPKQKRDRILVHGGENIELVVTGNTFDEAAEAARVDATERGATIIEPFDARETVIGQGTVAAEILAQLTGLGRELDSVIVPVGGGGLAAGIVSYLADMSPRTSVVAVEPAGAASMAAAVNNGGPVTLSAIDPFVDGAAVKRAGAFPFEIIERNLGRIHLIASEEGAVCTEMLALYQNEGIIAEPAGALSVAGLNGVKLEPGSTVVCVISGGNNDVLRYAEVMERSLVHRGLKHYFLVNFPQEPGQLRSFLTDILGADDDIVLFEYLKKNNRETGVALVGVELSRASDLDPLLARMEGSPIECRRLMPGTDEYEFIVAS; encoded by the coding sequence ATGAACGCAGCCGTGCCGACACCGCAGAACGAGCCCCACACGCCGCCGTCGACAGCAGAGGTCCACGCGGCCGATATTCAGGCAGCTCAGGCGAAGATTTCGACGGTGATCGAGCCCACTCCGCTGCAGTACTGCCCGCGCCTGTCGCAGCAGTACGGGCTCGAGGTGTACCTCAAGCGCGAGGACCTGCAGGACGTGCGCTCCTACAAGATCCGCGGCGCCTATTACAACGTCGCCTCGCTCACGGACGAGGAAAGGTCCGCGGGCGTCGTCGCGGCCTCGGCCGGCAACCACGCCCAAGGGGTGGCCTACGCCTGCCGCGCCATGGGCATCGCAGGAAAGATCTTCGTGCCCAAGCCCACCCCGAAGCAAAAGCGCGACCGCATCCTCGTCCACGGCGGGGAGAACATCGAGCTCGTCGTCACGGGTAACACCTTCGACGAGGCGGCCGAGGCCGCGCGTGTCGACGCCACCGAGCGCGGCGCCACCATCATCGAGCCGTTCGACGCCCGCGAGACCGTGATCGGTCAGGGCACCGTCGCCGCCGAGATCCTCGCGCAGCTGACCGGCCTGGGCCGCGAGCTCGACAGCGTCATCGTCCCCGTCGGTGGCGGGGGACTGGCCGCCGGCATCGTCTCCTACCTCGCTGATATGTCCCCGCGCACCTCGGTCGTCGCCGTCGAACCGGCGGGCGCGGCGTCCATGGCGGCGGCGGTGAACAACGGCGGCCCGGTCACGCTGAGCGCCATCGACCCCTTCGTCGACGGCGCCGCCGTCAAGCGCGCCGGGGCGTTTCCCTTCGAGATCATCGAGCGCAACCTCGGGCGGATCCACCTCATCGCCAGCGAAGAGGGCGCGGTGTGTACCGAGATGCTCGCGCTCTACCAGAACGAGGGGATCATCGCCGAGCCCGCCGGCGCCCTCTCCGTCGCCGGACTCAATGGGGTGAAACTCGAGCCGGGCAGCACCGTCGTGTGCGTCATCTCAGGCGGCAACAACGACGTGCTGCGCTACGCGGAAGTCATGGAGCGCTCCCTGGTGCACCGCGGCCTGAAGCACTACTTCCTGGTCAACTTCCCCCAGGAGCCGGGGCAGCTCCGCAGCTTCCTCACCGACATCTTGGGTGCGGACGACGACATCGTCCTGTTCGAGTACCTGAAGAAGAACAACCGCGAGACCGGCGTGGCGCTCGTGGGCGTGGAGCTCAGCCGCGCCAGCGACCTCGACCCGTTGCTCGCCCGGATGGAGGGTTCGCCGATCGAGTGCCGGCGCCTCATGCCGGGCACCGACGAGTACGAGTTCATCGTCGCCAGCTAG
- the treZ gene encoding malto-oligosyltrehalose trehalohydrolase encodes MSTPARFEIWAPYAHQARITVDGAEFGMVRDDAREGWWYAEPADITPTAGQRYSFVLFDGTNWTKPLPDPRSRAQPEGVHGPSEVVPTDFAWSDDAWRGRELRGQVIYELHVGTFTAAGSFAGVAEKLDYLVSLGVTAIEIMPVQPFGGTRNWGYDGVDWFAVQHSYGGPTGLKKLVDAAHNAGLAVFLDVVYNHFGPDGNYNGLFGPYTTSGNTGWGDVVNISGPGSDEVRAYILDAVRQWLDEFHIDGLRLDAIHSYDDRLAYSIMEEIRAVADSVAADTGVPRIIIGESDLNDPRIINDESVGGYGLSAQWVDDVHHSIHTLVSGERGAYYVDYGTIEILADTLSHGYRFRGDYSIYRRRHHGRPLDMGAVAPWRLIAYTTTHDQTGNRAKGDRPSQNLTPTQLALKAAVVLFSPFTPMLFMGEEFAARTPFPFFVSHTSDELNRLTRHGRFEEFSRLGWRPEDVPDPADVRTFESAQLVWDVDEDQDEMFETYQALIGLREQYRLARDDLRDLHVEHGEQWLAMRYDTILLAANFSDAPVRVPVGGELVYSFSAPQVGPEETALGPWEFAIIEPQAPRRT; translated from the coding sequence ATGTCTACCCCCGCGAGATTCGAGATCTGGGCCCCCTACGCGCATCAGGCGCGCATCACTGTCGACGGCGCGGAGTTCGGCATGGTGCGCGACGACGCGCGCGAGGGTTGGTGGTACGCGGAGCCCGCGGACATCACGCCGACGGCCGGCCAGCGCTACAGCTTCGTCCTTTTCGACGGCACCAACTGGACCAAACCCTTGCCCGACCCGCGTTCGCGGGCGCAGCCGGAGGGTGTGCACGGCCCTTCGGAGGTCGTGCCGACCGACTTCGCATGGAGCGACGACGCGTGGCGCGGGCGCGAGCTGCGCGGACAGGTGATCTACGAGCTGCACGTCGGCACATTCACCGCAGCCGGGAGCTTCGCCGGGGTGGCGGAGAAGCTGGACTACCTCGTCTCTCTCGGCGTCACGGCCATCGAGATCATGCCGGTGCAGCCCTTCGGCGGCACCCGGAACTGGGGGTACGACGGCGTCGATTGGTTCGCCGTGCAGCATTCCTACGGCGGGCCGACCGGGCTGAAAAAGCTCGTGGACGCCGCCCACAACGCGGGGCTCGCTGTTTTTCTCGACGTCGTGTACAACCATTTCGGCCCGGACGGCAACTACAACGGGTTGTTCGGACCGTACACCACCAGCGGAAACACCGGCTGGGGCGACGTGGTCAACATCTCCGGCCCGGGCTCGGACGAGGTGCGCGCCTACATCCTCGACGCCGTGCGGCAGTGGCTCGACGAGTTCCACATTGACGGCCTGCGCCTCGACGCGATCCACTCCTACGACGACCGCCTCGCCTACTCCATCATGGAGGAGATTCGCGCCGTCGCCGACAGCGTCGCCGCCGACACCGGGGTGCCGCGCATCATTATCGGCGAGTCGGACCTCAACGACCCGCGGATTATCAACGACGAGTCCGTCGGCGGCTACGGCTTAAGCGCCCAGTGGGTCGACGACGTCCACCACAGCATCCACACGCTCGTCAGCGGGGAACGCGGCGCCTACTACGTCGACTACGGCACCATCGAGATCCTCGCCGACACCCTCTCCCACGGCTACCGCTTTCGCGGCGATTACTCCATCTACCGGCGGCGCCACCACGGCCGCCCCCTCGATATGGGCGCCGTCGCACCGTGGCGCCTGATTGCCTACACCACGACGCACGACCAGACCGGAAACCGTGCGAAGGGCGACCGGCCCTCCCAGAACCTCACGCCAACGCAGCTCGCGCTCAAAGCCGCGGTCGTGTTGTTCTCCCCGTTCACCCCGATGCTGTTCATGGGCGAGGAGTTCGCCGCCCGCACACCCTTCCCCTTCTTCGTCTCCCACACCAGCGACGAGCTCAACCGCCTGACACGCCACGGGCGTTTCGAGGAGTTCTCGCGCCTCGGCTGGCGCCCAGAGGACGTGCCCGACCCCGCGGACGTGCGCACCTTCGAGAGCGCCCAGCTGGTCTGGGACGTCGACGAGGACCAGGACGAGATGTTTGAGACGTACCAGGCGCTCATCGGCCTGCGCGAGCAGTACCGTCTGGCCCGCGACGACCTGCGCGACCTGCACGTCGAGCACGGCGAGCAGTGGCTGGCCATGCGCTACGACACCATCTTGCTCGCCGCCAACTTCAGCGACGCGCCCGTGCGCGTGCCCGTCGGCGGAGAGCTTGTGTACTCCTTCAGCGCCCCCCAGGTAGGGCCCGAGGAGACCGCCCTGGGGCCCTGGGAGTTCGCGATCATCGAGCCGCAGGCCCCACGCCGCACCTAG
- a CDS encoding YigZ family protein, with the protein MTDTFTPYELPRPGQVVEHEIEIKRSRFITRIARAQNEDEARAVIASAREDYPDARHHCSAYIYRVEGAQPVERSSDDGEPAGTAGIPMLETLRGSGLFDVAAVVTRYFGGTKLGTGGLVSAYSTSVSEALDMVERVTRSPKRLGQVALPHADAGRVEGELRAVGVDVIDVEYATLARYTLAFAPEDIERVREKIAAATRGSAELKDPDGITYTWVEG; encoded by the coding sequence ATGACAGACACCTTCACGCCCTACGAGCTGCCCCGCCCCGGGCAGGTGGTCGAGCACGAGATCGAGATCAAGCGCTCGCGCTTTATCACCCGCATCGCCCGCGCCCAGAACGAGGACGAGGCCCGCGCCGTCATTGCCTCAGCGCGCGAAGACTACCCCGACGCCAGACACCACTGCAGCGCCTACATCTACCGCGTCGAGGGGGCGCAGCCGGTCGAGCGCTCCTCCGACGACGGGGAGCCCGCCGGAACCGCGGGCATCCCCATGCTCGAGACCCTCCGGGGCTCGGGGCTTTTCGACGTCGCGGCGGTGGTCACCCGCTATTTCGGCGGCACGAAGCTCGGCACGGGAGGGCTGGTCAGCGCCTATTCGACGTCGGTAAGCGAGGCCCTCGACATGGTCGAGCGCGTCACCCGGAGCCCGAAACGTCTCGGGCAGGTCGCGCTGCCGCACGCGGACGCGGGGCGGGTGGAAGGCGAGCTGCGCGCCGTCGGAGTCGACGTGATCGACGTGGAATACGCGACGCTCGCGCGCTACACCCTCGCCTTCGCGCCGGAGGACATCGAGCGCGTACGAGAGAAGATCGCCGCGGCGACCCGTGGTAGCGCGGAGCTGAAAGACCCCGACGGGATCACGTACACGTGGGTGGAAGGCTGA
- a CDS encoding RNA-binding S4 domain-containing protein, which yields MSDAEGSAVRIDVWLWAVRVYKTRSQSAEAVRAGHVKLNGHPPKPAAQVVPGDQIRVWKDHRYLEFEVTGTPKKRVGAPVARTMYIDHSPPPPPREILASLPTRDRGAGRPTKKDRRAIDRLHGRR from the coding sequence ATGAGCGACGCTGAAGGCAGCGCGGTTCGCATCGACGTCTGGCTGTGGGCCGTGCGCGTGTACAAGACCCGCTCCCAGTCCGCCGAGGCCGTGCGCGCCGGGCACGTCAAGCTCAACGGCCATCCGCCCAAGCCCGCCGCCCAGGTTGTTCCGGGAGACCAGATCCGGGTGTGGAAGGACCACCGCTACCTCGAGTTCGAGGTCACGGGCACGCCCAAAAAGCGCGTCGGGGCTCCCGTGGCGCGCACGATGTACATCGACCACTCCCCGCCGCCACCGCCGCGTGAAATCCTCGCCTCCCTGCCCACGCGCGACAGGGGTGCCGGGCGCCCGACGAAGAAGGATCGGCGCGCCATCGACCGCCTCCACGGACGCCGCTAA